The following proteins come from a genomic window of Corallococcus sp. NCRR:
- a CDS encoding DUF695 domain-containing protein has protein sequence MNAPSFEKPWREAFEDYFRWSTQGPQTVGIDLGANTLAPMASHPVLWRLALPLKNPMSNGLRDSDEQDAVFAVQGALEACLRPLGLLRVGHLVDQGVQFVYLYGPKSISARQVRPLVRAHQGTYDVGVSRTWDPHWTAYLRMLFPPPLHYQLRMNRQRVALLRAEGEPLDVARRVEHRVSFQVGAFAQDAEDGLRSAGFQGFRCELVRAPGSVLGVEWRMDFHRVDTVDDARVDAVAEEIQDIVESYHGTYDGWDCLLVAEDF, from the coding sequence ATGAACGCTCCGTCCTTCGAGAAGCCCTGGCGGGAAGCCTTCGAGGACTACTTCCGGTGGTCCACGCAGGGGCCACAGACCGTGGGCATCGACCTGGGCGCCAATACGCTCGCGCCCATGGCCAGTCACCCCGTGCTCTGGCGACTGGCCCTCCCGTTGAAGAACCCGATGTCGAACGGGCTCCGGGACAGCGACGAGCAGGACGCGGTGTTCGCGGTGCAGGGCGCGCTGGAGGCGTGCTTGCGTCCCCTGGGGCTGCTCAGGGTCGGGCACCTCGTGGATCAAGGCGTGCAGTTCGTCTACCTGTATGGCCCGAAGTCCATCTCGGCCAGGCAGGTACGGCCGCTCGTGCGGGCCCATCAGGGGACCTATGACGTGGGCGTGTCACGGACGTGGGACCCCCACTGGACGGCGTATCTCCGGATGCTCTTCCCGCCGCCCCTGCACTATCAGTTGAGGATGAACCGCCAGCGGGTCGCGCTCCTGCGAGCGGAGGGGGAGCCGCTGGACGTGGCCCGCAGGGTAGAGCACCGCGTGTCCTTCCAGGTGGGGGCGTTCGCGCAGGACGCGGAGGACGGGCTGAGGAGCGCGGGGTTCCAGGGCTTCCGGTGTGAGCTCGTCCGGGCGCCCGGGAGCGTGCTCGGGGTGGAGTGGCGCATGGACTTCCACCGGGTGGACACCGTGGACGACGCGCGGGTGGACGCGGTGGCCGAGGAGATCCAAGACATCGTGGAGTCGTACCACGGCACGTATGACGGCTGGGACTGCCTGCTCGTGGCGGAGGACTTCTAG
- a CDS encoding AAA family ATPase, which translates to MKPGLRINRFQVDGFGHFRGYSGTPGPGLTLLYGPNEAGKSTLLAFLRGVLFGFEKRGQPERYEPEGALFGGELWLDTAVGPLVVHRHGGKRASEGTLTVRGLDGQPLPETLLDQALADVPRELFFEVFAFRLDELSSFQRLAQQRGVSEALFAAGMQGARRLPEAVERLRKDAEALYAPRGQKPELNRVMKELEEVQQALREAGDRPALYFSTRDQLAERIAEGHALEVARKHTEHELDRASRLESALGDLAVLARDRAELATLPVLDTFPPGAETRLEDVLQRRKTYRAQQAQLHERLAPIEEARERLAAPWPVRERAESLRTALATYSGHSEQLRSLPARRASLTSRRRQLEQSLGELGLAVDAGGLLALDLGARARGELESLAGRLDAADTALAQAEAEQARTREERARLETALGRVQAELEVLPEARPAQVRQRQAAVGRMRAVRGDLERLAEQRMEQRRQMDGVRAPTDAVPLRSLLPLSWVVAAALVAWGFAALAAWLAGPSVGVLCAVGGLLLVGLLLFVRHRVETARKASLEAQAARHRWRQQEEERFRSAQAAMCAREELLQRELLNASGAAGLSPGASLSDLAAQESQLAELLTQAERRELLVREEDTLRTAWDAAVREDQRVEEARLRASQREEVLREEWRAFLVARRFPETLSAASALTLWLDAAALRQRLLDLRTDEEEFTVAEAACDAVTTRLLQEARAAGLPEGPPETVAARVSVALEEVRSRAADQRHLDGQRGELLAEKARLDQLSLDEDQAWEALLTEGGCQDEATFRRRAVQARRYAELAARVREHVQRVQALTGLGENAANEEVHSAGGEAGLKEQLATLRERHKAEGERHKALLTEQGSLKTQLSQWENDDRVSRLRIQEETLRAKAAELATRYAADRLTLALLGRARRRFEEEQQPRVIQLASELFSELTAGRYRRVFIPAGDARELRVSDGTRDWSAEQLSRGTREQLFLAFRLAVIRDFGETRGALPLITDDVLVNFDPERARGAVRLFARLAEAHQVIAFTCHPWLREHFEAEGAHVLELPGATKSPRESLRVVSSG; encoded by the coding sequence ATGAAGCCGGGTCTGCGCATCAACCGCTTCCAGGTGGACGGCTTCGGGCACTTCCGGGGCTACTCGGGCACGCCGGGGCCGGGGCTCACGTTGCTGTACGGGCCCAACGAGGCGGGCAAGAGCACCCTGCTCGCGTTCCTGCGCGGCGTGCTGTTCGGCTTCGAGAAGCGCGGCCAGCCGGAGCGCTACGAACCGGAGGGCGCGCTCTTCGGCGGTGAGCTGTGGCTGGACACGGCCGTCGGCCCGCTGGTGGTGCACCGCCACGGCGGCAAGCGCGCGTCGGAGGGCACGCTCACGGTGCGCGGTCTGGATGGACAGCCGCTGCCGGAGACGCTGCTCGACCAGGCGCTGGCGGACGTGCCGCGCGAGCTGTTCTTCGAGGTGTTCGCCTTCCGCCTGGATGAGCTGTCCTCCTTCCAGCGGCTCGCGCAGCAGCGCGGCGTGTCGGAGGCGCTGTTCGCCGCGGGCATGCAGGGCGCGCGGCGGCTGCCGGAGGCGGTGGAGCGGCTGCGCAAGGACGCGGAGGCGCTGTATGCGCCGCGCGGGCAGAAGCCCGAATTGAACCGCGTGATGAAGGAACTGGAGGAGGTGCAGCAGGCGCTGCGCGAAGCGGGAGACCGGCCCGCGCTCTACTTCTCCACGCGCGACCAGTTGGCGGAGCGCATCGCGGAGGGCCACGCGCTGGAGGTGGCGCGCAAGCACACCGAGCACGAGCTGGACCGCGCCTCGCGGCTGGAGTCCGCGCTGGGGGACCTGGCGGTGCTCGCGCGCGACCGGGCGGAGCTGGCCACGCTGCCGGTGCTGGACACCTTCCCACCGGGCGCGGAGACGCGGCTGGAGGACGTGCTCCAGCGGCGCAAGACGTACCGGGCCCAGCAGGCGCAGCTGCACGAAAGGCTCGCGCCCATCGAAGAGGCGCGGGAGCGGCTGGCGGCCCCATGGCCCGTGCGCGAGCGCGCGGAGTCCCTGCGCACGGCGCTGGCCACGTATTCCGGGCACTCCGAACAGCTCCGCTCGCTGCCCGCGCGCAGGGCGTCGCTCACGTCCCGGCGGCGTCAGTTGGAGCAGTCGCTGGGAGAGCTGGGGCTCGCGGTGGACGCGGGCGGATTGCTCGCACTGGACCTGGGCGCGCGGGCGCGAGGTGAGCTGGAGTCGCTCGCGGGGAGGCTGGACGCGGCGGACACGGCGCTCGCGCAGGCGGAGGCGGAGCAGGCGCGCACGCGCGAGGAGCGGGCCCGGCTGGAGACGGCGCTGGGGCGCGTGCAGGCGGAGCTGGAGGTGCTGCCCGAGGCTCGGCCCGCGCAGGTGCGGCAGCGGCAGGCGGCGGTGGGGCGGATGCGCGCGGTGCGCGGAGATTTGGAACGGCTGGCCGAGCAGCGGATGGAGCAGCGCCGTCAGATGGACGGTGTGCGGGCGCCCACGGACGCGGTGCCGCTGCGCTCGCTGTTGCCGCTGTCCTGGGTGGTGGCGGCGGCCCTCGTGGCGTGGGGGTTCGCGGCGCTCGCGGCGTGGCTCGCGGGTCCGTCGGTGGGCGTGCTGTGCGCGGTGGGCGGCCTGCTGCTGGTGGGGTTGCTGCTGTTCGTGCGCCACCGCGTGGAGACGGCGCGCAAGGCCAGCCTGGAGGCGCAGGCGGCGCGGCACCGCTGGCGGCAGCAGGAGGAGGAGCGCTTCCGCTCGGCGCAGGCCGCGATGTGCGCGCGGGAGGAGTTGCTCCAGCGCGAGCTGCTGAACGCCTCCGGCGCGGCGGGGCTGTCCCCGGGCGCTTCGCTGTCGGACCTGGCCGCGCAGGAGTCCCAGCTCGCGGAGCTGTTGACGCAGGCCGAGCGGCGCGAGCTGCTGGTGCGCGAGGAGGACACGCTGCGCACCGCCTGGGACGCGGCGGTGCGCGAGGACCAGCGCGTGGAGGAGGCGCGGCTGCGCGCGAGCCAGCGAGAGGAGGTGCTGCGCGAGGAGTGGAGGGCGTTCCTGGTGGCGCGCCGCTTCCCGGAGACCCTCTCCGCGGCGTCGGCGCTGACGCTGTGGCTGGATGCCGCGGCGCTGCGGCAGCGGCTGTTGGACCTGCGCACGGACGAAGAGGAGTTCACGGTGGCGGAGGCCGCGTGCGACGCGGTGACGACGCGGCTGCTACAGGAAGCGCGGGCCGCCGGCCTGCCCGAGGGGCCGCCGGAGACGGTGGCCGCGCGCGTGTCCGTGGCGCTGGAAGAGGTGCGCTCGCGGGCTGCCGACCAGCGGCACCTGGACGGTCAGCGCGGAGAGCTGCTGGCGGAGAAGGCGCGGCTGGACCAGCTGTCGCTGGACGAGGACCAGGCCTGGGAGGCGCTGCTCACGGAAGGCGGCTGCCAGGACGAGGCCACCTTCCGCCGCCGCGCGGTGCAGGCGCGAAGGTACGCGGAGCTGGCCGCCCGGGTGCGCGAGCACGTCCAGCGGGTGCAGGCCCTCACCGGCCTGGGTGAGAACGCGGCGAACGAGGAGGTCCACTCGGCGGGCGGTGAGGCGGGCCTGAAGGAACAGCTCGCCACGCTGCGCGAGCGCCACAAGGCCGAGGGCGAGCGGCACAAGGCCTTGCTCACGGAGCAGGGCAGCCTGAAGACGCAGCTGTCGCAGTGGGAGAACGACGACCGGGTGTCCCGGCTGCGCATCCAGGAGGAGACGCTGCGGGCGAAGGCGGCGGAGCTGGCCACGCGCTACGCGGCGGACCGGCTGACGCTCGCGCTGCTCGGGAGGGCGCGCCGGAGGTTCGAGGAGGAGCAGCAGCCGCGCGTCATCCAACTGGCGAGCGAGCTGTTCTCCGAGCTGACGGCGGGGCGCTACCGCCGCGTCTTCATCCCGGCCGGGGACGCGCGCGAGCTGCGCGTCAGCGACGGCACCAGGGACTGGAGCGCGGAGCAGCTGTCCCGGGGCACGCGCGAGCAGCTGTTCCTCGCGTTCCGGCTGGCCGTCATCCGCGACTTCGGAGAGACCCGGGGCGCGCTGCCGCTCATCACGGACGACGTGCTGGTGAACTTCGATCCAGAGCGGGCCCGGGGCGCGGTGCGGCTCTTCGCGAGGCTGGCGGAGGCCCACCAGGTCATCGCCTTCACCTGCCACCCGTGGCTGCGCGAGCACTTCGAAGCGGAGGGCGCCCACGTGCTGGAGCTGCCCGGCGCCACGAAGTCCCCCCGTGAAAGCCTGCGAGTCGTCTCCAGCGGCTAG